The following proteins are co-located in the Primulina tabacum isolate GXHZ01 unplaced genomic scaffold, ASM2559414v2 Contig341, whole genome shotgun sequence genome:
- the LOC142534108 gene encoding uncharacterized protein LOC142534108, with protein sequence MNKAGQYTSDVALVTAEEEPVAEEAQYINNNRGYGGYRGNPPPNTYHPRLRNHENFSYANNKNVLNPPPRFNTQKGEGKPSFEDLVGTFVAESGKKMARTESRLDSMETHMGNMGATMKSLETQIGQLANTLKDQNRGQFPSNTEVNPREQCKAVTLRSGKEIGIPEPAEENVEILVEKDDEKGVSVENDKVEEPEKVHKQQPLPNVNLPYPQRFKKKGLDDQFSKFLEIFKKININILFADALEQMPNYAKLIKDVMSKKRKLQEFETVKLIEECSAILQRKLPQKLKDPGSFTISCVIGGSSVNRVLCDLGASINLMTFSIYRTLEIGEVKPSTITLQLADISLTYPRGIVEDVLLKIDKFIFPADFVILDMEEDQETPLIFGRPFLATGKALIDVHKGELTLRVGGDVVVFNIYNTIRGPNEVSTCNSIDIIDSCVSQVGAGKLTKDSLERCLLESASIVDEDDWDVREELLALNVRPKEKIDTQHEELPEEASKEVPKASPELKDLPSHLCYAFLDESSSYPVIISSTLTIDEKDRLLRVLREFKSALG encoded by the coding sequence ATGAACAAGGCAGGCCAATATACGTCTGATGTAGCACTGGTGACTGCCGAAGAAGAGCCTGTTGCGGAGGAAGCTCAGTACATCAACAACAATCGTGgctatggaggatatcgaggtaaccctccccctaatacttatcatccaaGATTGAGGAATCACGAGAATTTCTCTTATGCGAACAACAAGAACGTGTTAAATCCTCCACCGAGGTTCAACACACAGAAGGGGGAAGGAAAGCCATCTTTTGAAGATCTAGTCGGGACGTTTGTGGCTGAGTCTGGGAAAAAAATGGCGAGAACTGAGTCTCGTCTTGATAGCATGGAGACACACATGGGGAACATGGGTGCCACGATGAAGTCCTTAGAAACCCAGATTGGGCAACTAGCCAATACGTTGAAAGATCAGAATAGAGGACAGTTCCCAAGCAATACAGAGGTGAATCCTAGagagcaatgcaaagctgtcACACTAAGGAGTGGCAAGGAAATTGGAATCCCAGAGCCTGCTGAAGAGAATGTAGAGATCCTTGTGGAGAAAGATGATGAAAAGGGTGTAAGTGTTGAAAATGACAAAGTAGAGGAACCTGAGAAAGTACATAAACAGCAGCCCTTACCAAATGTGAATCTTCCATATCCACAGAGGTTCAAGAAGAAAGGGTTAGATGATCAATTTTCGAAGTTCCTGgaaatattcaagaaaataaaCATTAACATCCTATTTGCCGATGCATTGGAGCAAATGCCCAATTATGCTAAGTTAATCAAGGATGTGATGTCCAAAAAGAGgaaacttcaagaatttgagacCGTGAAGCTGATCGAAGAGTGCAGTGCCATACTCCAAAGGAAGCTACCACAAAAACTTaaggatccagggagttttactatttcTTGTGTTATTGGTGGTTCTAGTGTAAATAGagttttatgtgatttaggtGCCAGTATTAATTTAATGACTTTTTCTATTTACAGGACCTTGGAGATTGGCGAGGTGAAGCCTAGCACTATTACTTTGCAGCTAGCGGACATATCACTTACATATCCACGAGGGATAGTAGAGGATGTGCTGTTAAAGATagacaaattcatatttcctgcTGATTTTGTCATTTTAGATATGGAGGAAGACCAGGAGACACCACTAATTTTTGGAAGGCCATTCTTGGCCACCGGGAAGGCCTTGATTGATGTGCACAAGGGCGAGCTCACACTTAGAGTAGGTGGAGATGTAGTGGTGTTCAACATCTACAACACCATCAGAGGACCAAACgaggtaagtacttgtaatAGTATTGATATCATTGATTCATGTGTATCTCAAGTGGGTGCAGGTAAGTTGACGAAAGACTCCTTGGAAAGATGCTTATTGGAATCAGCTTCCATAGTGGATGAAGATGACTGGGATGTGCGAGAGGAGTTACTTGCTCTCAATGTGCGGCCGAAAGAAAAGATTGATACCCAGCATGAAGAGTTACCTGAAGAGGCGAGTAAAGAGGTACCAAAAGCATCCCCTGAATTAAAGGATTTACCGAGTCACTTGTGCTATGCATTCCTAGACGAGAGTTCGTCCTATCCGGTAATTATATCTTCTACTCTTACTATTGATGAGAAGGATAGGTTGTTGAGAGTATTGCGAGAGTTTAAATCTGCTTTGGGATGA